A stretch of the Streptomyces sp. NBC_00654 genome encodes the following:
- a CDS encoding MerR family transcriptional regulator — translation MSSEHMQIGEVAARTELSLRTIRHYEETGLVIPSARSQGGFRLYTDADVARLMIIRRMKPLGFTLDETRDLLAATDRLDSGEELPAEVREQLLAQVREYERAATRKIEELRVQLARAEDFATTLRTHVDHAAPATRR, via the coding sequence GTGAGCAGCGAGCACATGCAGATCGGCGAGGTCGCCGCGCGGACCGAGCTGTCCCTGCGCACCATCCGGCACTACGAGGAGACCGGCCTGGTCATCCCCTCCGCCCGCTCCCAGGGCGGGTTCCGGCTCTACACCGACGCCGATGTCGCCCGCCTCATGATCATCCGCCGGATGAAGCCGCTCGGTTTCACCCTGGACGAAACGCGCGACCTTCTGGCGGCCACCGACCGCCTCGACTCCGGCGAGGAGCTGCCCGCCGAGGTGCGGGAGCAACTCCTGGCGCAAGTACGGGAGTACGAGCGGGCCGCCACCCGGAAGATCGAGGAGCTGCGGGTCCAGCTGGCCCGCGCCGAGGACTTCGCCACCACCCTCCGTACCCACGTGGACCACGCCGCTCCTGCTACCCGGCGCTGA
- a CDS encoding MBL fold metallo-hydrolase, whose protein sequence is MSRVSIERPDARGYDELVPSRYALKVGDIDVMVISDGVLPISPATLATNAASADLAAWLRDMFLPPEVLDWPLNVAVVRSGGRTILIDSGLGTEFPGFPRAGQLAMRLDAAGIDPASVTDVVLTHLHMDHIGGLLVDGLRGRLRPDLRVHLASAEAEFWEAPDFSRTDMPAPVPDVLRTTASRFLDVYRSQLQPFETEYEVAPGVRICRTGGHTPGHSIVRLESGGDRLMFAGDAVFQCGFDKPEWHNGFDHDPEESARIRTRLLKELAASGEQLVATHLPFPSVCHVAAAGNAFRFVPTVWDY, encoded by the coding sequence ATGAGCCGGGTCAGCATCGAACGCCCCGATGCACGGGGGTATGACGAATTGGTTCCGTCGCGCTATGCGCTGAAGGTCGGTGACATCGATGTGATGGTGATCAGCGACGGTGTGCTGCCGATTTCCCCGGCGACATTGGCCACCAACGCCGCCTCGGCCGACCTGGCCGCCTGGCTCAGGGACATGTTCCTGCCGCCGGAGGTGCTCGACTGGCCACTGAATGTGGCCGTGGTGCGCAGCGGTGGCCGGACCATCCTCATCGATTCCGGGCTGGGGACAGAGTTTCCGGGCTTCCCGCGGGCCGGGCAGTTGGCCATGCGACTGGACGCCGCCGGGATCGATCCCGCGTCCGTGACCGACGTGGTGCTCACCCACTTGCACATGGACCACATCGGCGGGCTGCTCGTCGATGGGCTGAGAGGCCGGCTGCGCCCGGACCTGCGGGTCCATCTGGCGTCCGCCGAGGCGGAGTTCTGGGAAGCACCTGATTTCTCCCGCACCGACATGCCGGCACCGGTGCCGGACGTGCTGCGAACGACCGCCTCGCGGTTCCTGGACGTGTACCGCAGCCAGTTGCAGCCGTTCGAGACGGAGTACGAGGTGGCGCCAGGAGTGAGGATCTGTCGCACCGGCGGTCACACCCCCGGCCACAGCATCGTCCGCCTGGAGTCCGGTGGCGACCGGCTGATGTTCGCGGGCGATGCCGTGTTCCAGTGCGGGTTCGACAAGCCCGAGTGGCACAACGGCTTCGATCACGACCCCGAGGAGTCGGCCCGCATCCGGACCCGTCTCCTGAAGGAGCTGGCGGCGAGCGGCGAGCAATTGGTGGCCACTCACCTGCCGTTCCCGTCCGTCTGCCACGTTGCGGCCGCCGGCAACGCCTTCCGTTTCGTACCGACCGTCTGGGACTACTGA
- a CDS encoding SulP family inorganic anion transporter yields the protein MSTLLALSWDRVSALLPARADFAVMARNPRRDLLAGLTVAVVALPLALGFGVSSGLGAEAGLATAVVAGALAALFGGSNLQVSGPTGAMTVVLVPIVARYGPGGVLTVGLMAGALLIALALLKAGRYMRYLPAPVVEGFTLGIACVIGLQQVPNALGVAKPEGERVLVVTWHAAEEFVTAPNWAAVSLAVAVAAVMLLGARWRPTIPFSIVAVLAATLAAQLLHLDAAAPIGELPSGLPAPSLGFLDLSALGSLLAPAVAVAALAALESLLSATVADGMTVGQQHDPDKELFGQGIANLAAPLFGGVPATAAIARTAVNVRTGAGSRLAALTHAAVLAVIVFAAAPLVSRIPLAALAGVLLATAIRMVEVGALRAMARATRADALVLVLTALATLALDLVYAVIIGLVVAGALALRAVANQARMDQVDLRPDLPGEHSDEEHALLAEHIVAYRIDGPLFFAGAHRFLLELSEVADVRVVILRMSRVSTMDATGALVLKDAVQKLNRRGIAVLASGIRPGQRQALRSVGALDLLQVEGREYATTPEAIAGARAHLHRAGLLPAAPDTEEASR from the coding sequence GTGAGTACGTTGCTTGCCCTGTCCTGGGACCGCGTCTCCGCTCTGCTGCCTGCCCGCGCCGACTTCGCCGTCATGGCCCGCAACCCGCGCCGCGACCTGCTCGCCGGCCTCACCGTCGCCGTCGTCGCGCTGCCGCTCGCCCTCGGCTTCGGAGTCTCCTCCGGCCTCGGCGCCGAAGCCGGGCTGGCGACCGCCGTGGTGGCCGGCGCCCTTGCCGCACTGTTCGGCGGCTCCAACCTCCAGGTCTCCGGCCCCACCGGCGCGATGACGGTCGTGCTGGTGCCCATCGTCGCCCGGTACGGGCCCGGCGGGGTACTGACGGTGGGGCTGATGGCCGGTGCCCTGCTGATCGCGCTCGCGCTGCTGAAGGCCGGCCGGTACATGCGCTACCTCCCGGCGCCGGTGGTGGAGGGCTTCACCCTCGGCATCGCCTGCGTCATCGGCCTCCAGCAGGTCCCCAACGCGCTCGGGGTGGCCAAGCCGGAGGGCGAGAGGGTCCTCGTGGTGACCTGGCACGCGGCCGAAGAGTTCGTGACGGCCCCCAACTGGGCCGCCGTGAGCCTTGCCGTCGCCGTGGCGGCTGTGATGCTGCTGGGTGCTCGCTGGCGCCCCACCATCCCGTTCTCGATCGTCGCGGTCCTCGCGGCGACCCTGGCAGCCCAGCTTCTCCACCTGGATGCGGCCGCCCCGATCGGCGAGCTGCCCTCCGGGCTGCCCGCACCCTCGCTCGGTTTCCTCGACCTGTCCGCGCTGGGCTCACTGCTCGCTCCGGCCGTCGCGGTCGCGGCGCTGGCGGCGTTGGAGTCGCTGCTGTCGGCGACCGTCGCGGACGGCATGACGGTGGGCCAGCAGCACGACCCGGACAAGGAACTGTTCGGGCAGGGCATCGCGAACCTGGCCGCCCCGCTGTTCGGCGGCGTCCCCGCCACCGCGGCCATCGCCCGTACCGCCGTCAACGTCCGCACCGGCGCGGGATCCCGGCTCGCCGCCCTCACCCACGCCGCCGTCCTCGCGGTCATCGTGTTCGCCGCCGCCCCGCTCGTCTCCCGGATCCCCCTGGCGGCGCTGGCCGGGGTGCTCCTTGCCACCGCGATCCGCATGGTCGAGGTCGGCGCGCTGCGGGCGATGGCCCGAGCGACCCGCGCGGACGCGCTGGTCCTGGTCCTGACCGCCCTCGCCACGCTCGCCCTGGATCTGGTCTACGCGGTCATCATCGGCCTCGTCGTGGCCGGAGCGCTGGCGCTGCGCGCGGTTGCCAACCAGGCCCGCATGGACCAGGTCGACCTTCGCCCGGATCTGCCCGGCGAGCACAGCGACGAGGAACATGCCCTGTTGGCCGAGCACATCGTGGCCTACCGGATCGACGGGCCGCTGTTCTTCGCCGGCGCCCACCGCTTCCTCCTGGAGCTCTCCGAGGTCGCCGACGTGCGAGTGGTGATCCTGCGCATGTCGCGGGTGTCGACCATGGACGCGACCGGCGCGCTGGTCCTCAAGGACGCGGTGCAGAAGCTGAACCGGCGCGGCATCGCCGTGCTGGCCTCCGGGATTCGTCCCGGCCAGCGCCAGGCTCTGCGATCGGTCGGCGCACTGGACCTGCTGCAGGTGGAGGGCCGGGAGTACGCCACCACCCCGGAGGCCATCGCCGGGGCCCGCGCCCACCTGCACCGGGCCGGGCTGCTGCCCGCCGCCCCCGACACCGAGGAGGCTTCCCGATGA
- a CDS encoding urease subunit gamma has protein sequence MQLTPHEQERLLIHVAADVAEKRRARGLRLNHPEAVALITSHLLEGARDGRTVTELMASGRGLLTRAEVMDGIPEMLHDVQVEATFPDGTKLVTVHDPIV, from the coding sequence GTGCAACTGACCCCGCACGAGCAGGAACGTCTGCTCATCCATGTGGCCGCCGATGTCGCGGAGAAGCGCCGGGCACGCGGGCTTCGGCTCAATCATCCCGAGGCTGTCGCCCTGATCACCTCGCATCTGCTGGAGGGCGCCCGGGACGGCCGCACCGTCACCGAACTGATGGCGTCCGGACGCGGACTGCTCACGCGGGCCGAAGTCATGGACGGCATACCCGAGATGCTGCACGACGTACAGGTCGAGGCCACCTTCCCGGACGGCACCAAGCTCGTCACCGTCCACGACCCGATCGTCTGA
- a CDS encoding tryptorubin family RiPP precursor produces the protein MEVFMKLVRLVNKFRPEKSLKAYAWYGWI, from the coding sequence ATGGAGGTTTTCATGAAGCTCGTTCGCCTCGTCAATAAGTTCCGCCCGGAGAAGAGTCTCAAGGCTTACGCCTGGTACGGCTGGATTTAA
- a CDS encoding urease subunit alpha: MPELSRAVYADLFGPTTGDRIRLADTDLLVEIEEDRSGGPGLAGDEAVFGGGKVIRESMGQARTTRAEGAPDTVVTGAVIIDHWGIVKADIGIRDGRITGIGKAGNPDTMDGVHPDLVIGPETEIIAGNGKFLTAGAIDAHVHFISPTIVDQALSSGVTTLVGGGTGPAEGTKATTITPGSWHLARMFEALEAYPVNIGLLGKGNTMSRDAMHAQLRGGALGFKIHEDWGATPAVIDACLGVCEETGAQLAIHTDTLNEAGFVADTLAAIAGRSIHAYHTEGAGGGHAPDIITVVSEPYVLPSSTNPTRPHTVNTIEEHLDMLMVCHHLNPAVPEDLAFAESRIRPSTIAAEDILHDLGAISIISSDAQAMGRVGEVVLRTWQTAHVMKRRRGALPGDGAADNHRVRRYVAKYTINPAAAQGLDREIGSVETGKLADLVLWDPVFFGVKPQTVIKGGQIAYAQMGDANASIPTPQPVLPRPMFGATGRAPAANSFNFVAAVAIEDGLPERLGLGKRFVPITSTRGVTKADMRENDALPHVHVDPDSFAVTIDGERVEPAPAAELPMAQRYFLF, translated from the coding sequence ATGCCTGAACTCAGCCGTGCCGTGTACGCCGATCTGTTCGGGCCCACCACCGGCGACCGTATCCGGCTCGCCGACACCGACCTCCTCGTCGAGATCGAGGAGGACCGCTCCGGCGGCCCCGGACTCGCCGGGGACGAGGCCGTGTTCGGCGGCGGCAAGGTGATCCGCGAATCCATGGGCCAGGCACGCACCACGCGCGCCGAGGGTGCCCCCGACACCGTCGTCACCGGCGCGGTGATCATCGATCACTGGGGCATCGTCAAGGCCGACATCGGCATCCGGGACGGCCGGATCACCGGGATCGGCAAGGCCGGAAACCCCGACACCATGGACGGGGTCCACCCCGACCTGGTCATCGGGCCCGAGACCGAGATCATCGCGGGCAACGGGAAGTTCCTCACGGCGGGTGCCATCGACGCGCATGTCCACTTCATCTCGCCGACCATCGTCGACCAGGCACTCTCCAGCGGGGTGACCACACTGGTCGGCGGTGGCACCGGTCCCGCCGAGGGGACCAAGGCGACCACCATCACGCCCGGCTCCTGGCACCTCGCCCGGATGTTCGAGGCGCTGGAGGCGTACCCGGTCAACATCGGGCTGCTCGGCAAGGGCAACACGATGTCCCGCGACGCCATGCACGCACAACTGCGCGGTGGCGCACTCGGATTCAAGATCCACGAGGACTGGGGTGCCACCCCGGCCGTCATCGACGCCTGCCTCGGCGTCTGCGAGGAGACGGGCGCCCAGCTCGCCATCCACACGGACACCCTCAACGAGGCCGGATTCGTCGCCGACACCCTCGCCGCGATAGCCGGGCGCTCCATCCACGCCTACCACACCGAGGGCGCGGGGGGCGGGCATGCCCCCGACATCATCACCGTGGTCTCGGAGCCCTACGTCCTGCCGAGTTCCACCAACCCCACCCGGCCGCACACCGTCAACACCATCGAGGAACACCTCGACATGCTGATGGTCTGCCACCACCTCAACCCCGCGGTCCCCGAGGACCTCGCGTTCGCCGAGTCCCGGATCCGGCCCTCCACCATCGCGGCCGAGGACATCCTGCACGACCTCGGCGCGATCTCGATCATCTCCTCCGACGCCCAGGCGATGGGCCGCGTCGGCGAGGTCGTCCTGCGGACCTGGCAGACCGCCCATGTGATGAAGCGGCGGCGTGGCGCGCTGCCCGGCGACGGAGCAGCCGACAACCACCGGGTCCGTCGGTATGTCGCCAAATACACGATCAACCCGGCAGCGGCGCAAGGGCTCGACCGCGAGATCGGCTCGGTCGAGACCGGCAAGCTCGCCGACCTCGTGCTCTGGGATCCGGTCTTCTTCGGGGTCAAGCCGCAGACCGTCATCAAGGGCGGGCAGATCGCATACGCGCAGATGGGGGACGCCAACGCCTCCATCCCCACTCCGCAGCCGGTGCTGCCCCGTCCGATGTTCGGCGCGACCGGCCGGGCGCCCGCCGCCAACTCCTTCAACTTCGTCGCGGCCGTCGCGATCGAGGACGGGCTTCCCGAACGGCTCGGCCTCGGCAAGCGGTTCGTGCCGATCACCAGCACCCGGGGCGTCACCAAGGCGGACATGCGCGAGAACGATGCCCTGCCGCATGTCCATGTCGACCCCGACAGCTTCGCCGTCACCATCGACGGCGAGAGGGTCGAACCCGCGCCTGCCGCGGAACTCCCGATGGCCCAGCGCTACTTCCTCTTCTGA
- a CDS encoding VOC family protein — translation MSSDASVSSVWPVLHYDDTGRALRFLVDVLGFAQAVAAPDEHGGIGHAELRWPGGGALVFGSTRHTDSVHGAMRSGTSAVYVVSDDVDAVHRRVVDAGGEVVEPPHESRLGSGAAAYVCTVRDPEGNLWTFGSYHGPSPS, via the coding sequence ATGTCGTCCGATGCTTCTGTGTCCTCCGTGTGGCCGGTCCTGCACTACGACGACACGGGCAGGGCTCTGCGTTTTCTGGTCGATGTCCTGGGGTTCGCGCAGGCGGTTGCGGCACCGGACGAGCACGGCGGTATCGGACATGCTGAGCTGCGTTGGCCTGGCGGTGGTGCGCTGGTGTTCGGTTCGACCCGGCATACCGACAGCGTGCACGGCGCGATGCGGTCCGGTACCAGCGCGGTCTATGTGGTGAGCGATGACGTGGACGCAGTGCATCGGCGGGTGGTCGATGCCGGCGGTGAGGTCGTCGAACCGCCGCACGAATCCCGGCTCGGTTCGGGCGCCGCGGCGTACGTGTGCACCGTGCGGGACCCCGAGGGCAACCTGTGGACCTTCGGCTCCTACCACGGCCCTTCGCCGTCGTAG
- a CDS encoding pyridoxamine 5'-phosphate oxidase family protein, which produces MTAPTTRHMVEVSGTEALWLLESAAQGRLAYVQREQPVLRPAVHILEYGRLIVRTPAQAAALSVRARLTYQSDEIKVAGGTGWTVTATGPAEVITDPDEAAHYRRTLPGWAHGPHDTLVRIRPQTVTGFRLAHAEAAR; this is translated from the coding sequence ATGACCGCCCCCACCACACGCCACATGGTCGAGGTGTCCGGCACCGAGGCACTGTGGCTGCTCGAAAGCGCCGCCCAGGGCCGCCTGGCATATGTCCAGCGCGAGCAGCCGGTGCTTCGTCCGGCCGTCCACATCCTGGAGTACGGCCGTCTGATCGTCCGCACCCCGGCCCAGGCCGCCGCCCTGTCCGTACGGGCCCGGCTCACCTATCAGTCGGACGAGATCAAGGTGGCCGGCGGCACCGGCTGGACCGTGACCGCCACGGGCCCGGCCGAGGTGATCACCGATCCGGACGAGGCCGCACACTACCGCCGTACCCTGCCCGGCTGGGCGCACGGACCGCACGACACCCTGGTGCGCATCCGTCCGCAGACGGTGACCGGGTTCCGCCTGGCCCACGCCGAGGCCGCCCGATGA
- a CDS encoding helix-turn-helix transcriptional regulator has translation MSAPLYQLKAEFFKTLGHPVRIRVLELLSRREHAVSEMLREVDIEAAHLSQQLAVLRRANLVTPRREGSAVYYSLTNPQVAELLRVARTILSGVLAGQAELLADLQAAEPETSPLRRGSS, from the coding sequence GTGAGCGCGCCGCTCTACCAGCTGAAGGCGGAGTTCTTCAAAACCCTCGGCCACCCGGTCCGCATCCGGGTGCTGGAACTCCTCAGCCGGCGCGAGCACGCGGTCTCCGAAATGCTCAGGGAGGTGGACATCGAAGCGGCCCACCTCTCCCAGCAACTGGCCGTACTGCGCCGCGCCAACCTCGTCACCCCCCGCCGAGAGGGCTCGGCCGTCTACTACTCACTGACCAACCCCCAGGTGGCGGAACTGCTGCGGGTCGCGCGCACGATCCTGTCCGGTGTGCTGGCAGGCCAGGCCGAACTGCTGGCCGACCTCCAGGCCGCCGAACCGGAGACCTCACCCCTGCGGCGCGGGTCGTCGTAG
- a CDS encoding zinc ribbon domain-containing protein YjdM: MTEKLPPCPECSGAYTYEMGALLICPECGHEWSPVSAEPAGSGAENGVIRDAVGNVLADGDTVTVVKTLKVKGSPSGIKAGTKVRNIRLVDGVDGHDIDCRIDGFGPMQLKSSVVKKA; the protein is encoded by the coding sequence GTGACCGAGAAGCTGCCACCGTGCCCCGAGTGCTCCGGTGCGTACACCTACGAGATGGGCGCGCTGCTGATCTGTCCCGAATGCGGCCACGAGTGGTCACCCGTCTCCGCCGAACCCGCTGGCAGCGGTGCCGAGAACGGGGTGATCCGGGACGCGGTCGGCAACGTGCTCGCCGACGGCGACACGGTCACGGTGGTCAAGACGCTGAAGGTCAAGGGCAGCCCGTCCGGGATCAAGGCGGGCACCAAGGTACGCAACATCCGTCTCGTGGACGGAGTGGACGGCCACGACATCGACTGCAGGATCGACGGATTCGGGCCCATGCAACTCAAGTCCAGCGTGGTCAAGAAAGCCTGA
- a CDS encoding type II toxin-antitoxin system Phd/YefM family antitoxin: MAYEIPVTQARAELAELINRVVYGGERVVVTRHGKPLVALVSAADLQRLEGEEAAAQDQVISSVSSISSTTSAPGERRRFGIAAEHRGHHDRDD; encoded by the coding sequence ATGGCCTACGAGATTCCGGTGACGCAAGCGCGGGCAGAGCTCGCCGAACTGATCAACCGTGTCGTCTACGGCGGCGAGCGCGTGGTCGTGACGCGGCACGGCAAGCCGCTGGTCGCGCTGGTCTCCGCCGCCGACCTCCAGCGACTCGAAGGCGAGGAGGCCGCCGCGCAGGATCAGGTGATCAGCTCGGTGTCCTCGATCAGCTCCACGACCTCCGCTCCGGGCGAACGGCGCCGCTTCGGGATCGCCGCCGAGCACCGCGGGCACCACGACCGTGACGACTGA
- a CDS encoding ATP-binding protein, producing MSIHLESLPLRHVLTLPAMGSAVRLARETTEQVLMEWGVSRRHPTVDPALLILSELVANSVRHAAALSPNVTVIYAAGQGSFAFAVHDRHPYQPALLASVTGNSSGGLGTVMELTLGLGGTAVVRGDADGEGKSIWITLPL from the coding sequence ATGAGCATCCACCTCGAATCACTTCCCCTGCGGCATGTGTTGACGCTGCCCGCGATGGGCTCGGCGGTGAGGCTCGCGCGAGAGACCACCGAACAGGTCCTGATGGAGTGGGGTGTCAGCCGACGCCACCCCACAGTGGATCCGGCGCTGCTGATCCTGTCCGAGCTGGTGGCCAACAGCGTCCGGCATGCCGCGGCGCTGTCCCCGAATGTCACCGTGATCTACGCGGCCGGCCAGGGCTCCTTCGCCTTCGCGGTCCACGACCGCCACCCGTACCAGCCCGCCCTGCTCGCTTCGGTCACCGGCAACAGCAGCGGTGGACTGGGCACCGTCATGGAGCTCACCCTCGGGCTGGGCGGTACCGCCGTGGTCCGGGGCGATGCGGACGGCGAGGGCAAGAGCATCTGGATCACCCTCCCCCTGTGA
- a CDS encoding cytochrome P450 → MSMLRAGGSGRVTEFAPRLDELLSRYRDASLFRLEPDTIGVSGADLMDSLLRSRPANAEERPTFKPVQKRLVSRADASTFMQAVGSDVRTALQRPLEDAVDLTGRWPHVAHVYLRDLVFGDESLRFRVLVDRRLELTPKLTWSAVASGAALLGRPGPDVPLSKLAALVLDSTNYSDRRYAMYLYRRVAAPVCFTVSALVTSALWLGAPFSDDVSNRNILLEALRLLPPSWNILRVASPEFSDVDARIGPKDDVLLLPLLSHRDPKLWEEPDEFHPERWDELDGDTHPGYLPFGHVSERCWGRHMVLPLAERLLEIVRRDGLVVSPDQTRGKVELDGLLEVSEVRMTRP, encoded by the coding sequence ATGTCTATGCTCCGCGCCGGCGGGAGCGGTCGGGTTACTGAGTTCGCGCCGAGGCTCGACGAGCTATTGAGCCGTTATCGCGATGCGTCGCTGTTCCGTCTGGAGCCCGACACGATCGGTGTATCCGGCGCCGATCTGATGGACAGCCTGCTCCGCAGCAGACCGGCCAACGCGGAGGAGAGGCCTACCTTCAAACCCGTCCAGAAGCGGCTTGTCAGCCGTGCCGACGCATCCACCTTTATGCAAGCCGTGGGCTCGGACGTACGAACCGCGCTGCAACGTCCCCTCGAGGACGCGGTCGACCTGACCGGCCGGTGGCCGCATGTGGCGCATGTCTACCTGCGGGATCTCGTTTTCGGGGACGAAAGTCTGCGATTCCGGGTTCTGGTCGACCGCCGACTGGAGTTGACCCCGAAACTGACTTGGTCGGCCGTCGCCTCCGGTGCCGCTTTGTTGGGCAGACCCGGGCCGGACGTGCCGCTGTCAAAACTTGCCGCTCTCGTTCTCGATTCCACGAACTACAGTGACCGGCGCTATGCCATGTACCTGTACCGGCGAGTGGCGGCACCCGTATGCTTCACCGTCTCCGCGCTTGTCACCAGCGCCCTGTGGCTCGGAGCTCCGTTCAGCGACGACGTATCGAATCGGAATATCCTCCTTGAGGCACTCCGACTGCTTCCCCCGTCGTGGAATATCTTGCGAGTGGCTTCCCCGGAGTTCTCGGACGTGGACGCACGGATCGGCCCGAAAGACGACGTCCTGCTGCTTCCCCTGCTGAGCCACCGCGACCCCAAGCTCTGGGAGGAGCCCGACGAGTTTCACCCCGAACGCTGGGACGAGCTGGATGGAGATACTCATCCCGGCTATCTGCCCTTCGGCCACGTGAGCGAACGATGCTGGGGCCGTCATATGGTCCTGCCCCTGGCTGAACGGCTCCTGGAAATCGTGCGCCGGGACGGCCTCGTGGTGAGTCCGGACCAGACCAGGGGGAAGGTCGAACTCGATGGATTGCTCGAAGTGTCCGAAGTGCGGATGACTCGACCGTGA
- a CDS encoding DUF6126 family protein → MESWKERGVVLRAFFYIFGTHLFAGFVWLLFYVGQHANK, encoded by the coding sequence ATCGAGAGCTGGAAGGAGCGGGGAGTTGTCCTGCGTGCCTTCTTCTACATCTTCGGCACGCACCTGTTCGCGGGATTCGTGTGGCTGCTGTTCTACGTGGGCCAGCACGCCAACAAGTGA
- a CDS encoding urease subunit beta yields MIPGEILYADGPVPLNAGRPVTRLTVLNAADRPVQVGSHYHFAEANPGLRFDRSAARGLRLHIAAGTAVRFEPGIPVDIELVPIAGRRVVPGLRGETGGGLDA; encoded by the coding sequence ATGATTCCCGGAGAGATCCTGTACGCGGACGGCCCCGTGCCGCTCAACGCGGGCCGCCCCGTCACCCGGCTCACCGTCCTCAACGCCGCCGACCGCCCTGTCCAGGTCGGCTCCCACTACCACTTCGCCGAGGCCAACCCGGGGCTCCGCTTCGACCGGTCGGCCGCCCGTGGGCTGCGGCTCCACATCGCCGCGGGTACGGCGGTGCGCTTCGAACCCGGCATCCCCGTCGACATCGAACTCGTCCCGATCGCCGGGCGCCGCGTCGTCCCCGGCCTGCGCGGCGAGACCGGAGGCGGCCTCGATGCCTGA
- a CDS encoding metalloregulator ArsR/SmtB family transcription factor — MPVPLYQAKAEFFRMLGHPVRIRVLELLQGGPMPVRDLLAAIEVEPSALSQQLAVLRRSGIVASTREGSTVVYELAGGDVAELMRAARRILTEMLVGQNELLEELRGAEVAAR, encoded by the coding sequence GTGCCGGTGCCGCTGTACCAGGCCAAGGCCGAGTTCTTCCGGATGCTCGGGCACCCGGTCCGCATACGCGTGCTCGAACTTCTGCAGGGCGGGCCGATGCCGGTGCGCGACCTGCTCGCGGCGATCGAGGTGGAGCCCTCCGCGCTGTCGCAGCAACTGGCCGTGCTGCGCCGCTCGGGCATTGTTGCCTCGACCCGGGAGGGCTCGACGGTGGTGTACGAGCTGGCGGGCGGGGACGTCGCGGAATTGATGCGGGCCGCGCGGCGGATCCTGACCGAGATGCTGGTTGGGCAGAACGAACTCCTGGAAGAACTGCGGGGAGCCGAGGTCGCCGCCCGGTGA
- a CDS encoding helix-turn-helix transcriptional regulator — protein sequence MNTTTVPLYQAKAEFFRMLGHPVRIRVLELLQEGPLPVRDLLAAIEIEPSSLSQQLAVLRRSGIVSATRKGSTVVYELAGGDVAELLRAARRILTVMLAGQQDLLAELHGAETGTTGP from the coding sequence GTGAACACGACGACGGTGCCGCTGTACCAGGCGAAGGCGGAGTTCTTCCGGATGCTCGGTCATCCGGTGCGCATCAGGGTGCTGGAGCTGCTGCAGGAGGGGCCGCTCCCGGTTCGTGACCTGCTCGCGGCGATCGAGATAGAGCCCTCCAGCCTCTCCCAGCAGCTGGCGGTGCTGCGCCGCTCGGGGATCGTGAGTGCGACTCGGAAGGGCTCGACCGTCGTCTACGAGCTGGCGGGCGGGGACGTGGCGGAGCTGCTGCGGGCCGCCCGGCGGATCCTGACGGTGATGCTGGCCGGGCAACAGGACCTGCTGGCCGAGCTGCACGGCGCCGAGACCGGGACGACTGGGCCGTGA